The following coding sequences lie in one Pseudarthrobacter phenanthrenivorans Sphe3 genomic window:
- a CDS encoding acyl-CoA dehydrogenase family protein: MGPEEILPDALLERIRGRAAGYDRDNTFFHEDLADLAAAGYLKLFVPASDGGMGFGLEAAAQCQRRLATAAPATALAVNMHLVWTGVAHVLAARGDDSLDFVLKEAAIGEIFAFGNSEAENDAVLFDSRTTAEPMPGGGYSFTGTKVFTSLSPAWTRLGIFGKNPAGRDGDGELVHGFITRDTPGYRILDDWDTLGMRASQSGTTVLEGATVPPERIFRKMPVGPSRDPLVFAIFACFETLLAAVYTGLGERALALGVQAVQRRTSFKNGGRSYAQDPDIRWKVAEAAMAMDNLYPQLAAVAGDVDALADHGPQWFPKLVGLKVNATETARRVVDLAIRVSGGSSYFRGSELERLYRDVLAGMFHPSDDESAHNTVATAWLGPLED; this comes from the coding sequence ATGGGTCCCGAAGAAATCCTGCCGGACGCCCTCCTGGAGCGGATCCGCGGCCGTGCTGCCGGGTACGACCGCGACAACACCTTCTTCCACGAGGACCTGGCGGACCTTGCTGCGGCGGGTTACCTGAAGCTCTTCGTTCCCGCGTCCGACGGCGGCATGGGCTTTGGCCTTGAAGCGGCGGCGCAGTGCCAGCGGAGGCTGGCAACGGCTGCGCCCGCCACCGCACTGGCGGTCAACATGCACCTGGTGTGGACCGGCGTCGCGCACGTCCTCGCCGCGCGCGGCGACGACTCCCTGGACTTCGTGCTCAAGGAAGCGGCCATCGGTGAGATCTTCGCCTTCGGCAACTCAGAAGCCGAAAACGACGCGGTGCTGTTCGACTCCCGGACCACGGCCGAGCCGATGCCTGGCGGAGGTTACTCCTTCACCGGGACGAAAGTCTTCACCAGCCTGTCCCCGGCCTGGACCAGGCTGGGGATCTTCGGCAAGAATCCGGCAGGCCGGGACGGCGACGGCGAACTGGTCCACGGCTTCATCACCCGCGACACGCCTGGCTACCGGATCCTCGACGACTGGGACACGCTGGGCATGCGCGCCAGCCAGTCGGGTACCACCGTCCTGGAGGGCGCTACGGTTCCTCCTGAGCGGATCTTCCGCAAGATGCCGGTGGGCCCCAGCCGCGACCCCCTGGTTTTCGCGATCTTCGCCTGCTTCGAGACCCTGCTGGCCGCCGTCTACACCGGCCTGGGGGAGCGGGCGCTTGCCCTGGGTGTCCAGGCTGTCCAGCGCCGAACCTCCTTCAAGAACGGCGGCCGCAGCTACGCCCAGGACCCGGACATCCGCTGGAAGGTAGCCGAGGCGGCGATGGCCATGGACAACCTGTATCCCCAGCTCGCCGCCGTGGCGGGAGACGTGGATGCGCTGGCCGATCATGGGCCGCAGTGGTTCCCCAAACTGGTGGGGCTGAAGGTCAATGCCACGGAAACCGCCCGTCGCGTGGTGGACCTGGCCATCAGGGTGAGCGGGGGTTCGAGCTACTTCCGCGGATCGGAACTGGAACGGCTCTACCGCGACGTCCTTGCAGGCATGTTCCACCCCTCGGATGACGAGTCTGCCCACAACACAGTGGCCACCGCCTGGCTGGGCCCGCTGGAAGACTGA
- a CDS encoding DUF5703 family protein, which produces MKEQFLTSSVQRERDYLRQYEYLVLTVSPDDSLHEARRRLVEHSEYGKWELERSKLYVGGGRRFWLRRRVMQVQRTV; this is translated from the coding sequence ATGAAGGAACAATTTCTCACCAGCTCGGTCCAGCGGGAACGGGACTATTTGAGGCAGTACGAGTACCTCGTACTGACAGTCAGTCCTGACGATTCACTGCATGAGGCACGCCGGCGCCTGGTGGAACACTCCGAATACGGCAAGTGGGAGCTGGAGCGCAGCAAGCTGTACGTGGGCGGGGGACGGCGTTTCTGGCTGCGCCGCCGGGTCATGCAAGTGCAGCGGACTGTCTAG
- a CDS encoding DUF808 domain-containing protein, translated as MSGGLVALLDDVAALARIAAASVDDVAAGAAKAGAKAAGVVIDDAAVTPQYVSGTDPSRELPMIKRIFWGSLRNKLLIILPALLLISSFIPGVIPFILMLGGTYLCYEGAEKVWHKIRGHHTAEEDKPAVERGPEAEAKVVKGAITTDFILSCEIMVISMNEVAAESLWARAVILVVVAFVITVLVYGAVALIVKMDDVGLHLAARESAGSQRVGELLVKGMPSVLAAITLVGTVAMLWVGGHIMLQGAYDLGWHGPYDVVHALESPFAGIAVVGGALAWLVNTLCSAVFGLAWGLIVMAVVGPLLKVLPFGKKKDGHAEGDVRAAVAGHEPGKGDTDPTS; from the coding sequence GTGAGCGGCGGTCTCGTCGCCCTGCTGGACGACGTCGCAGCACTTGCCCGAATAGCAGCCGCGTCCGTGGATGACGTAGCTGCCGGGGCGGCCAAGGCGGGCGCCAAGGCTGCCGGCGTGGTGATCGACGACGCTGCCGTCACCCCCCAGTACGTGTCCGGAACCGATCCTTCGCGCGAACTGCCCATGATCAAGCGGATTTTCTGGGGCTCACTCCGCAACAAACTGCTGATCATCCTGCCCGCACTGCTCCTCATCAGCTCGTTCATCCCCGGGGTCATCCCTTTCATCCTTATGCTCGGCGGCACCTACCTCTGCTACGAGGGCGCCGAAAAGGTCTGGCACAAGATCCGCGGCCACCACACCGCGGAGGAGGATAAGCCGGCAGTCGAGCGGGGGCCGGAGGCAGAAGCCAAAGTGGTCAAGGGCGCCATCACCACAGACTTCATCCTGTCCTGCGAGATCATGGTCATTTCCATGAACGAGGTGGCAGCCGAATCCTTGTGGGCACGGGCAGTCATCCTCGTGGTTGTGGCCTTCGTGATCACAGTGCTCGTGTACGGTGCCGTCGCACTCATCGTCAAGATGGACGACGTCGGCCTGCACCTGGCAGCCAGGGAATCCGCCGGGTCCCAGCGCGTCGGTGAACTGCTCGTCAAGGGAATGCCCTCGGTGCTGGCCGCCATAACCCTCGTGGGCACCGTCGCAATGCTGTGGGTCGGTGGCCACATCATGCTCCAGGGAGCGTACGACCTCGGTTGGCACGGGCCGTACGACGTGGTCCATGCCCTGGAGTCCCCCTTCGCCGGCATCGCTGTAGTGGGTGGCGCCCTGGCCTGGCTCGTGAACACCTTGTGTTCAGCAGTCTTCGGACTCGCCTGGGGCCTCATCGTCATGGCAGTGGTGGGGCCGCTCCTGAAGGTGCTGCCCTTCGGCAAGAAGAAGGACGGGCACGCCGAGGGCGACGTCCGCGCCGCCGTCGCAGGTCACGAACCAGGTAAGGGCGACACCGATCCAACCTCCTAG
- a CDS encoding DUF805 domain-containing protein, whose protein sequence is MTIQQPADTPRTPAPGLEVPYYGAPPVEAVKRVFQKYAVFAGRASRSEYWWWFLASALASAVLNSINPAVVNGQVTGSSALGGLWFLATVVPSLAVAVRRLHDANISGWMLLLAVIPVLGWIAVLVLLAQRENPLGQRFDRYPHPGYGQNSAGLPYTSRQPNPPGQDGQTPG, encoded by the coding sequence ATGACCATCCAGCAACCCGCAGATACTCCCCGCACCCCCGCCCCGGGACTTGAGGTGCCCTACTACGGGGCCCCGCCTGTCGAGGCGGTCAAGCGGGTGTTTCAGAAATACGCGGTCTTCGCAGGACGTGCAAGCCGGAGTGAGTATTGGTGGTGGTTCCTCGCTTCGGCTCTGGCGTCCGCGGTCCTGAACTCGATCAACCCGGCTGTCGTTAACGGGCAGGTTACGGGGTCAAGCGCCCTTGGTGGTCTCTGGTTCCTCGCCACCGTTGTCCCTTCACTGGCTGTAGCGGTCCGTCGCCTCCATGACGCCAACATCAGCGGCTGGATGCTGCTGCTCGCGGTCATTCCGGTACTCGGGTGGATAGCGGTCCTTGTGCTGCTTGCGCAACGGGAAAACCCCCTCGGCCAACGGTTCGACCGGTATCCTCATCCCGGATATGGCCAGAATTCAGCGGGTCTGCCTTACACCTCCCGGCAGCCGAATCCCCCAGGCCAGGATGGCCAGACTCCTGGATAG
- a CDS encoding IS481 family transposase, whose protein sequence is MSKQKVIVLAVRDQGLTVTEAARRYGVSRRWVHELLRRESAGGIAAVDPRSKRPLSNPRRTTETVAARILTLRQELQTAGLDAGPVTIAWHLEQEGVPAPSTSTIRRLLHTKGMITPDPKKRPKASLHRFEAHQPNETWQSDFTHWALADGTDIEILNFLDDHSRYLLACTGFKPVTVTAVVTTFLACAAEHGLPASTLTDNGMVYTTRLAGGKGGRNAFEHHLHALGITQKNGAPNHPQTQGKIERFHQTLKRWLTGQPRAHTLQDLNEQLEKFRHIYNHERPHRALDRRTPAAAYTAIPKASPTGSKQGDHWRRRIDRVDQFGKLTLRHAGQLRHIGIGRAYARKHVLMLIHDNDVTISDATTGEIIRELTIDPTRNYQPRKTGQRKTPRSEDRGVTDDSTHP, encoded by the coding sequence ATGTCGAAGCAGAAAGTGATCGTCCTCGCCGTCCGTGACCAAGGCCTGACAGTTACGGAAGCTGCCCGCCGGTATGGAGTCAGCCGCCGCTGGGTCCACGAGCTCCTCCGACGCGAGTCCGCCGGAGGTATCGCCGCCGTCGACCCCCGATCCAAACGCCCCCTCAGCAACCCGCGCCGCACCACCGAAACGGTAGCCGCGCGGATCCTTACCCTGCGGCAGGAACTGCAAACCGCCGGCCTGGACGCCGGGCCCGTGACGATCGCCTGGCACCTCGAACAAGAAGGAGTACCCGCGCCGTCAACGTCCACGATCCGCCGGCTCCTGCACACCAAAGGAATGATCACTCCGGATCCGAAGAAACGGCCCAAAGCCTCACTGCACCGCTTCGAAGCACACCAGCCCAACGAAACCTGGCAATCCGACTTCACCCACTGGGCCCTGGCCGACGGAACCGACATCGAGATCCTGAACTTCCTCGATGACCACTCCCGCTACCTGCTCGCCTGCACCGGATTCAAACCCGTCACCGTCACCGCCGTGGTCACCACGTTCCTGGCCTGCGCTGCTGAACACGGGCTACCGGCCTCGACACTGACCGACAACGGCATGGTCTACACCACCCGCCTCGCGGGCGGGAAAGGCGGCAGGAACGCCTTCGAACACCATCTCCACGCCCTGGGCATCACCCAAAAGAACGGCGCCCCGAACCACCCGCAGACCCAAGGCAAAATCGAACGTTTCCACCAGACCCTCAAACGCTGGCTCACCGGCCAACCCCGGGCCCACACCCTTCAAGACCTGAACGAACAGCTGGAAAAGTTCCGGCACATCTACAACCACGAACGCCCCCACCGGGCCCTGGACCGCCGCACCCCGGCCGCGGCCTACACCGCGATACCCAAAGCATCACCGACCGGATCCAAACAAGGAGATCACTGGCGTCGGCGCATCGACCGCGTCGACCAGTTCGGGAAACTCACCCTCCGCCACGCAGGCCAACTCCGCCACATCGGCATCGGCCGCGCCTACGCCCGCAAACACGTCCTGATGCTCATCCACGACAACGACGTCACCATCAGCGACGCAACCACCGGCGAGATCATCCGCGAACTCACCATCGACCCCACCCGGAACTACCAACCCAGAAAAACAGGGCAAAGAAAAACACCCCGGTCCGAAGACCGGGGTGTTACCGATGACTCGACTCATCCGTGA
- a CDS encoding SGNH/GDSL hydrolase family protein yields the protein MEDFPTAEAGTGHIVLLGDSIFDNGAYVNGGPAVISQLQRALPGWKCTLLAVDGDVVSGVSRQLASLPADATHLVVSAGGNDALAYAPLLQERSSSVGEALATLATAQERFATDYLAMLHQVESAGRPFAVCTIYDTPPSEPGQKVIKAALCLFNDAITRAAFSRGAALVDLRLICSEDGDYANPIEPSSQGGEKIALAISSFTRVRPVPGRAQSIVIAY from the coding sequence ATGGAGGATTTTCCGACGGCGGAGGCCGGCACCGGACATATCGTCCTGCTGGGCGATTCCATCTTTGACAATGGCGCCTATGTCAACGGCGGCCCGGCAGTCATCTCCCAGTTGCAGCGCGCATTGCCAGGGTGGAAGTGCACGCTTCTGGCAGTAGACGGGGACGTGGTGTCGGGGGTTTCCCGCCAACTGGCTTCCCTGCCAGCCGATGCCACCCACCTGGTGGTCAGCGCAGGTGGCAATGATGCCCTGGCTTATGCCCCGCTCCTGCAGGAGCGTTCTTCCTCCGTGGGGGAAGCCCTCGCCACGCTGGCGACCGCCCAGGAACGGTTTGCCACCGATTACCTGGCGATGCTGCATCAGGTTGAGTCAGCAGGGCGGCCCTTCGCAGTATGCACCATTTACGACACTCCACCTTCCGAGCCAGGGCAGAAGGTCATCAAGGCGGCACTGTGCCTGTTCAACGATGCCATCACCCGGGCCGCGTTTTCCCGCGGCGCAGCCCTCGTCGATCTTCGCCTCATCTGCAGCGAGGACGGTGACTACGCCAATCCGATTGAACCGTCATCGCAGGGCGGGGAAAAAATCGCCCTCGCCATTTCATCCTTCACGCGAGTGAGACCGGTGCCGGGCAGGGCCCAGTCGATTGTGATCGCCTACTGA
- a CDS encoding HNH endonuclease family protein, producing the protein MEEDQIRKPNTTCSALLAGLLLAGALAGCGGPAGTGTALSDILDGGPGIALGQPADDSSGGGFQPQEAGEALSALETIPVKGRAPKTGYSREEFGPAWADVDRNGCDTRNDILARDLEAETFKPGTRDCVVTAGLLADKYTGTTISFVRGDKTSAAVQIDHLVPLSDAWQKGARQLSAEQRKQFANDPLNLMAADGPTNGAKGDKDAATWLPPNKTFRCEYVARQTAVKAKYQLWVTPAEHEAIAAVLAGCLK; encoded by the coding sequence GTGGAGGAGGACCAGATCAGAAAGCCCAACACCACCTGTTCCGCGCTCCTTGCCGGACTGCTCCTTGCAGGCGCGCTCGCCGGTTGTGGCGGCCCAGCAGGAACCGGTACCGCACTTTCGGACATCCTGGACGGCGGTCCCGGAATCGCGCTCGGGCAGCCCGCCGACGATTCCTCAGGGGGTGGTTTCCAGCCGCAAGAGGCGGGCGAAGCCCTCTCGGCACTGGAAACAATCCCGGTCAAGGGCCGCGCTCCGAAAACCGGCTACTCCCGTGAGGAGTTCGGTCCGGCCTGGGCGGACGTGGACCGCAACGGCTGCGACACGCGGAACGACATCCTGGCCCGCGACCTTGAGGCCGAGACATTTAAGCCCGGTACACGGGACTGCGTCGTCACTGCAGGATTACTCGCTGATAAATACACCGGTACCACCATCAGTTTTGTCCGGGGTGACAAGACGAGCGCAGCCGTCCAGATTGACCACCTTGTTCCACTCAGCGATGCCTGGCAGAAAGGTGCCCGGCAGCTTAGTGCGGAGCAGCGAAAGCAGTTCGCCAACGATCCGCTGAACCTGATGGCGGCCGACGGTCCCACCAACGGTGCCAAGGGGGACAAGGACGCTGCCACCTGGCTGCCGCCAAACAAGACCTTCCGCTGCGAATACGTCGCCCGCCAGACAGCGGTGAAGGCCAAATACCAGCTGTGGGTCACGCCTGCGGAGCACGAAGCTATCGCCGCGGTCCTGGCTGGCTGCTTGAAATGA
- a CDS encoding M20/M25/M40 family metallo-hydrolase, with the protein MPDVLPEDEVVRICQELIRIDTSNYGDGSGPGERAAAEYAAGLITEVGMEAEIFESAPGRANVVARMEGQDPSASALVVHGHLDVVPALRDQWSVDPFGAELKDGLIWGRGAVDMKDMDAMILSVLRSFARSGRKPKRDLIFAFFADEEAGGAYGARYAVDNRPELFEGATEAISEVGGFSATIGGQRTYLLQTAEKGISWLRLVAHGRAGHGSQISTDNAVTRLAAAVTRIGEYKWPIELTPTTRQFLDGVTELTGVEFDADNPDLLLSQLGTVSRFVGATLQNTTNPTLLKGGYKHNVIPESAEALIDCRTLPGQQEQVLEIVRELAGTGVDVSYVHKDVSLEVPFAGNLVDSMIDALHSEDPGAKVLPYTLSGGTDNKSLSRLGITGYGFAPLMLPDELDFTGMFHGVDERVPADSLKFGAKVLNTLLTNY; encoded by the coding sequence ATGCCTGACGTCCTGCCCGAGGATGAAGTTGTCCGGATCTGCCAGGAACTGATCCGGATCGACACCTCGAACTACGGAGACGGGTCGGGGCCGGGGGAGCGGGCCGCTGCCGAGTACGCCGCCGGACTCATCACGGAAGTCGGCATGGAGGCGGAGATCTTCGAATCCGCGCCGGGGCGCGCCAACGTGGTGGCCCGGATGGAGGGCCAGGACCCGTCCGCAAGTGCCCTCGTGGTGCATGGCCACCTGGACGTTGTGCCGGCGCTCCGGGACCAATGGTCCGTCGACCCCTTTGGCGCGGAACTGAAGGACGGGCTCATCTGGGGCCGGGGCGCCGTCGACATGAAGGACATGGACGCCATGATCCTCTCCGTCCTGCGCAGCTTTGCCAGGTCCGGCAGGAAGCCAAAGCGTGACCTCATTTTCGCGTTCTTCGCGGACGAGGAGGCCGGCGGCGCCTACGGTGCCCGCTACGCGGTGGACAACCGCCCGGAACTGTTCGAGGGCGCAACGGAAGCGATCTCCGAGGTAGGCGGGTTCTCGGCGACTATCGGCGGCCAGCGCACCTATCTCCTGCAGACGGCGGAAAAGGGCATCTCGTGGCTCCGCCTCGTAGCTCACGGACGTGCCGGCCACGGTTCCCAGATCAGTACGGATAACGCCGTCACGCGACTCGCTGCCGCAGTCACCCGCATCGGCGAATACAAGTGGCCCATCGAACTCACGCCCACCACCAGGCAGTTCCTGGACGGCGTGACGGAACTCACGGGCGTGGAGTTCGACGCCGACAATCCCGACCTCCTGCTGAGCCAGCTGGGAACCGTGTCCCGCTTTGTGGGAGCCACATTGCAGAACACCACCAATCCCACCCTGCTGAAGGGCGGATACAAGCACAACGTCATCCCGGAATCTGCCGAGGCCCTGATCGATTGCCGCACGCTGCCCGGCCAGCAGGAGCAGGTCCTGGAGATCGTCCGCGAACTGGCCGGCACCGGCGTGGACGTGAGCTACGTGCACAAAGATGTCTCCCTTGAAGTCCCCTTCGCCGGGAACCTGGTGGATTCCATGATTGATGCCCTGCACTCCGAGGACCCGGGCGCCAAGGTGCTGCCCTACACCCTCTCCGGGGGTACTGACAACAAGTCGCTGAGCCGGCTGGGCATTACCGGCTACGGTTTCGCTCCCTTGATGCTGCCGGATGAGCTGGACTTCACCGGCATGTTCCACGGCGTGGACGAAAGGGTGCCCGCGGACTCCCTCAAGTTCGGCGCCAAGGTCCTCAACACCCTGTTGACAAACTACTGA
- a CDS encoding GAF domain-containing sensor histidine kinase has translation MWREPIRRRTRELLREFVDRADELVRAQEHVEGLLGAVVSLTEDLSLEAVLDRVVQSACELVGARYGALGVIGDGQRLSHFITVGVDEEGARLIGDLPTGHGVLGHLIREPNPVRLHDLGEHPIAVGFPPNHPPMKSFLGVPVRVRDEVFGNLYLTEKTDGQDFTAEDEDLAVALASAAGVAIQNARLFEDSKSRQRWLEAGMDVSDRLKAEPRSDLENLDMVAERALHASASTLSVIASLAGDGSLRCRTSVGVQAMPAGSALPAGDVLAKVLETGESRALTDPAQVFDAAYAEKLGPVLVAALGNTGDGCGGSVLILARASGGTHYTDVDTEQAEVFASRIGLTLDLLRANRLREEQALFIDRERIARDLHDLVIQRLFAAGLSIQGLRRYTADPPAHEHRIAVITTELDGCIQQLRDTIYSLQAREPGRELISGRVLRAVQEAASSAGFLPQVQLSGPVDDLVGQEVAEELLPVLHESVSNAVRHSGSGDIHVLLSALEGEVVLTVRDNGCGFKEPERVSGLANMKSRASRLGGTCVIESTPGKGTSVTWKAPTARQA, from the coding sequence ATGTGGCGTGAACCAATCAGGCGGCGGACGCGGGAACTCCTGCGCGAGTTCGTGGACCGGGCAGACGAACTTGTCCGCGCCCAGGAACACGTGGAGGGGTTGCTGGGCGCGGTCGTATCCCTCACGGAAGACCTGAGCCTTGAAGCGGTGCTGGACCGGGTGGTGCAGTCCGCGTGCGAGCTTGTTGGCGCGCGCTATGGGGCCTTGGGCGTAATTGGCGACGGGCAGCGCCTGAGCCATTTCATTACTGTCGGGGTGGACGAAGAAGGAGCGCGCCTCATTGGGGATCTGCCCACCGGCCATGGAGTCCTGGGGCATCTGATCCGCGAGCCCAACCCGGTGCGCCTGCATGATTTGGGTGAGCACCCGATCGCGGTGGGTTTCCCGCCCAATCATCCACCCATGAAATCCTTCCTGGGTGTCCCGGTCCGGGTACGGGATGAGGTCTTCGGGAACCTGTATCTGACCGAGAAGACCGATGGTCAGGACTTCACTGCGGAGGATGAGGACCTGGCGGTTGCCCTGGCATCTGCTGCCGGTGTGGCCATTCAGAACGCCCGGCTCTTCGAGGACAGCAAGAGCCGTCAGCGGTGGCTGGAAGCGGGAATGGACGTCAGTGACAGGCTGAAGGCGGAGCCGCGGTCCGATCTCGAAAATTTGGACATGGTCGCTGAACGGGCGTTGCATGCATCGGCTTCCACGTTGTCCGTGATCGCGTCTCTGGCCGGGGACGGGAGCCTGAGGTGCCGCACTTCAGTGGGCGTCCAGGCGATGCCGGCCGGCTCGGCATTGCCCGCCGGTGACGTTCTGGCCAAGGTGCTCGAGACGGGGGAGTCCAGGGCGCTGACGGACCCTGCACAGGTATTCGATGCGGCGTACGCCGAAAAGCTTGGGCCAGTTCTCGTGGCCGCTTTGGGGAATACGGGTGACGGCTGCGGCGGCAGCGTGCTGATCCTGGCCCGGGCATCGGGTGGAACGCACTACACAGACGTGGACACTGAGCAGGCAGAGGTGTTTGCTTCCCGGATAGGCCTGACTCTGGATCTGTTGAGGGCCAACCGGTTGCGGGAGGAACAGGCGCTGTTCATCGATCGGGAACGGATAGCCAGGGACCTGCATGACCTGGTCATTCAACGGCTGTTCGCAGCAGGATTGAGTATTCAGGGACTTCGGCGCTACACCGCGGACCCTCCGGCGCATGAGCATCGCATTGCCGTCATCACCACTGAGCTGGATGGCTGCATCCAGCAGCTTCGCGACACGATCTACTCCCTCCAGGCAAGGGAACCCGGCCGGGAGCTGATCAGCGGCCGCGTCCTGCGCGCTGTCCAGGAAGCCGCCAGCTCGGCCGGTTTCCTCCCGCAGGTCCAGCTTTCGGGGCCAGTGGATGACCTTGTTGGCCAGGAGGTGGCCGAAGAGCTGCTGCCGGTGCTGCACGAGAGTGTCAGTAACGCTGTCAGGCATTCAGGATCGGGGGACATCCACGTCCTGCTTTCCGCGCTGGAGGGGGAGGTAGTCCTGACAGTTCGTGACAACGGGTGCGGTTTCAAGGAACCAGAGCGAGTCAGCGGCTTAGCCAACATGAAAAGCCGGGCATCCCGCCTGGGTGGTACTTGCGTCATCGAAAGCACCCCGGGCAAGGGCACGAGCGTCACGTGGAAGGCCCCTACGGCCCGCCAAGCGTAG